The Manis javanica isolate MJ-LG chromosome 14, MJ_LKY, whole genome shotgun sequence genomic interval ATAGATACTCTGTGATTACTTGCATCCGGGACTTATCAATAATTTCCATCACTGAAAAAGCACCCATTATTCTAGTAGCATTTCCAAAATATCAAAGGCATTGGAAAAATGCAAAGAAGTCAAGAGAAAGACTTGTATTCCCACTGTagaaattaaagagaatgaaattaagGGAATGTCTAAGAAAATTTCTAGCACACCAAAGCTTTTTCAGATCAGCAAAATAAATTACCTGATGAAAAAATCTTGAATGGAAGAGTAGAAAAATCAAAGCAGGACATTGTGAAAGTCCACAGAGTTGTCAATATTAGAAAAACTTATTAGTATAACTTATTAGTTTGACTTGAAGAAGAGTTATGTCTACTTTGATCTCTCAGTATTCTGGAATTTAAGGTTctgttttattccttattttattcATGGTTTGTTTGGAATTAGAGCCAAGGGCATCATTTTGTTGCTGTGTCCTACATGCCCCACTGTCAGcaggtttattttttctatacttCTAACTTCCTGATACCTTTTTCATGTATGATTGCTGTCAGTCTAGTTTTAAAGTAATCAACACAAAATGCCATAGTATAGATATATACtaatcagtaaaacaaaaaattcattaaCTGTCTGGTGTGTCTTGTTATTTACAGGAGGACTGTTTTAACACTTGAATATGCATCCATATGGCTTTTGAAGTGCCAGATACATCAAATGAGAATCTGTTCGGGAATTTTTCAACTAATTGGGTCAGGTTTTCTCAGATTATCTTAAatttcaaagaagagaaaatagttcAGAATTAGAGGGTCGTTGTCTAACACAGTTAAACCACTAAGATCACCAAGAGTATTACATTATAATATGGGGTGAGATACCAAACAAATCTTTGAGTATTCGgaaactaaaataaacaaatggttgagtttttaagattttattcattttcattggcaatatatttaaaaatattcacgcattattattttatacaatGTGGACTGGATTCTTTCATACTacctgaaaactatatgacatgtaataaagtgaaaaaacaaaacaaatataagacTTATAATACTAAAGTAGTACTattactttatttccttcctcaggacTATATGGATTTTCCAACTGTATAAAATCAAATGATGGGCAGTTAACCTGCCACTACTATGAAGAGCCCTGGAATGCTGTAGATGATGTATTTCAGGGCAATGCTGAGCTTTGGAAAGTGAATTGTTTCTGAAGCATGGCAGGAGACGAGCACACAGCCTAGCTGATGTGGAACAAGTTACATATCCTATGATGAGGCAATCACTTCATAAAGATTTGAAAGTGACTTGGAAAATTAATAACATTTCAGAGAAGAAGTTAACAGATGTCTTTGAATAATGTAAGAACAATTCAGTATTGATAAAGAAGGACAGAACAcagaaaagaagaggagagaagataTTGAATCCTAAGGtgaaaagagaatcagaaatgcagAGAGAGACCATCTGACTGGAGACTAAACCTGGAAGGTAACTGGGATTCCCAGGTTGAGGAAAACTATGGAGAAAATGATCCATGATTGTAGATATAGCAAATAATTACAACTACTAGTGCACAGAGAAAACATTCCCATTTCTAGAGATGGAGGGAAAGGGTATGAAGTAAGAAAGGTGCACCATCCCGTCAGAACCAGCAGCTCTCTAATCACACTGAACAGAAGGGCTAGTCTTTGAGGCAGAATCCAGTCTCAGATATTTTACTCTGTGTAACTGGGAACAATCGGTACCAAAAATACATGGCAGCTgataagaatgtgtgtgtgtgtatgttagaaGACGTTgctttcagttttgaaaatgcTGAAGTTAAGAAGACAATAATACAATGAACTGAATTAGATAGGTAAATCAAAGATAGAGAAAGTAAGTCCTCTTCTTGGAGAGACAGGTAGATCTGAGAATGAACAGGGTTAccttaaaaaggagaaaagtagaGATCTATACAGCAAGCAGAAGCAAAAATTGAAAGACAGGATGAGGCAAGTGATAATGTTCTGGAGATTTATCAGCATAGGTAGTCAATCACAAgaggcaaagaaataaaacaaacaccatGGATAGATGCTtagataaagatttaaaatagatataaaaataaagatggtaTAGGTATAGCTATAGATATGGATAGAGATGTGAACAAAAACCAGAGTTAACTTAAAAGATGGGCTCATGTTATACCTCTTATAATAGTGCGATTAATGTTCTCTGCTACTTAATGGAAATGTCTGTTTGGGGACAATACATTTTTAAGTACCACTTTAAGAGAAATAGACGTATACCCATACAGATAGATATGGTTAAACTTGTCTGTATGTTTGCATGTTTATAAAATACAGTGTATATGTAGGTATTTATTCTGTgtccaatgaaaatattttctataaattctTCTTATAAATGTATTCTAAAATGAGTACTGATTCATTCTGTTAATGCTACAGTTACTGTAAATATACTCAGTGACATAAGACCATACTGAGTGCCCGTTTCACCTCTGTGTTCCTCAAGCTGTAGATCATGGGGTTTAGCATTGGGGTCATAACCCCGTAGAGCATGGCAATAAGTCTGGCCCTGGCTGGGGAGTGTTGATTGGAGGAAGGGCGAAGGTAGGTAAATATTACTGTGCCATAGAACAAACCAacaaccaggaggtgggaggcacaTGTGGAAAAGGCTTTGCGTTTCCCTTCCACTGATTGAATCTTTAGGATGGTGGATATGATGTAAATGTAAGAGATGATGATAGTTAGGAAGGCACCAATTCCTGAGATACCTGCTACCACGAAAACAAGCATTTCTGCCATGTAGGTGGAAGAGCAGGAGAGGGCCACCACTGGGGGGATGTCACAGTAGTACTGGTTGACCCGATTGGACTTGCAGAAAGATAGGCGGAAGGTGAACActgtgtggaggagggaaaggagaaaaccTGCTGCCCAGGTCCCAGCTGCTAGCTGGGCACAACGAGCCTTGGTAATGATGAGGGCATAATGGAGGGGGAAGCAGATGGCTACGTACCGGTCATAAGCCATGACAGCGAGAAGGAAGACCTCAGTCCCCGCCAGAGCCACCAGGAAATAAAGCTGCAAAGCACATCCCAGGAAGGAAATGCTATGATTCCCAGTCAAGAGGTTGTCCAGCATCTTGGGGACAGTAGCTGATGGGCAGAATATGTCTAAGAGGGACAGATTGGCCAGAAAGtaatacatgggtgtgtgcagctTTTTCTCGGTCCCGATGGCCAAGAGAATGGCCCCGTTTCCCATCAGTGTGACCTGGTAGGTGATGGCAAAGACCACAAAGAGAGGATAGCGCACCTCGGGGAGGTCAGAGAGCCCagtgaggataaagtgagtcacgGGGGTGAGATTGTAGCTGTCCATCTCCTTTCTCCACGCAGTCTCTCTGGAGGGAAGAAAGGCAACAAGCACAGGTTAgagaaaaaatcaaggaaactatttattagaaatttgaaaattattctgTGTGGTTGGTGATGAATATTTTAGCCTTATTTAACTAAAGATTccaattattagaactaataaagatTAAACATCTGCTTCCAGGTTGTTTCTTTCAATATTCATCTTCAGATCCTCTCACTAAGGAAGCCCTCTGAGACCCTGAGGAGACACTTAACAATTCACCTTCTCAGTAAAAATCATTGTGGACCTTTCCCCAGTGTTTGGGATTTCACAATTCAGTGAGAgctacctgtgttttcttcacaTCTACTTTgtcatttacttattttgcttTGTAGTGTTTCAGTGTGTAGAATTTTATGTACTATCTCAATTCTAAGCACCTCTAAGGCAGAAGCTATGTATTTTACAAGGTATATAAttttttgcaatatactttttatacaatattatgttcaCTTGAGATGTACAACAATGTGACTCAGTGATTACACACAATGCTTGCCAGAGTAAATGTAGATCCCCTGTTACCCCAATATTGCTATATTATTGGTCATATTCTCTATGTTACACTTCCATTAGtatgaaaaattcattttataatttgaagtttctaCCTTTGTGTTCCTTTCACCTTTTTTAATCCTCCTCCTACTCcctgatttcacttacatgtacaATAAAAAGGCCACAAAgagtaataaataaatactggtatatattttaataactggTAGCAATGAGCagacatataaaaaagaataattaccaaattttttttgtgtggaaAAGAATAAATAGTGTGTCTCCTTCTTAGACAAAATGAATGGGTgggaataaataaggaaatgctTTTATAAATTAGAATCCAATTCATTGAAGTatgaattttaacatgttttccagaatgactgcatttttaaaaatttagttatcTTATaagacagaaacaaacaaaacataaataggctcataaacacagagaacagactattGGATACCATTGGTGATGTAGATGTAAATATGTATAGgacaagaggtacaaacttttaatattaagataatTTAATCAGAGAGATGGAGGTACAGCACAGGCACTAGAGCTCACAGTGCTGCAGTGTGATTCCGTGGGGACGTAGGAGCTGCAGTCACCGTGATGAACGTTCAGTCATGGGTAAAATTTTTGAGTCACTTGGGTGTTCCtgtgaaaccaatgtaatattgtatctcatcaatatttcttaaataaaactaGGTTGGTAGTGTCTAAATGTAagtgaaactagaaacaaatataTTCACATGATATTTGAATCCCATTGTCCTTAAAACAAGCATGTCATCACATATGTAATTATTCAAAGGTACATGAGGGTACAAAATTTTATATGATTGAAGCCCTTGGTCATATTAacacatttaatttttgaattgaATTTGTATTTACAACAATTTTAACTGAAGGTCTAAAAATCATTACTTCTATATGTTTCTGTCactttgaaaactgtattttttaaataccacaTGTGCATGGTAGACAAGCAGAAAgatgattagaaaataaaataaaaaacattttcagtgtTCAACCTCCATACTTATTTTATCTAATGGAAATTTTTAACAATATATTCGATAAGATTAAATGTATAGTATAAATTATACAAATTACCTGTGAAGATTTACTTATACAGATGAATCAAATTATTATCTATCATGTTTTTGGTAGTGTAacttgccttcttttcttttccttcctgttatttctttgtttctttccttctcattgcCTTTCTGCCAGACTGTCTGCCTGTCTTTTGAAAACTGCAGAAATTATTCTGGATgtgaatcttttttaaaattttactatttcttatatattacataaaattaataaagtcTTGAATAGCTACCTGAGGGCTACTGCGCCTTACCCTTatttaattgaattatagttAATGTTCACTTCCtattgttttcagtgtacaacatagtgatttgacaatgatATCCATTGCTAAATGCTCACTATGGCAAATGTAGATACTATTTGTAGATAATACACAAGTATTCCACAATACCATTTATTATATTCCATATACTTTAGTCTCATCCCcatggctaatttattttataattggaagcctGTACCTCTGTATCTCCTTGACCCACTGTGACCACCCCCATCCCTCTTACCCATGTGATATTTAATAAGAATCTCTGACGTTATTGTGGGATGATTTTACTCTTCCTTCACATAGCCAAGATCTGTACCATGCTTCcgagaaaaatagaaagtattttcatgatattaaagtcatgaaatttaggaaagaaaatgattataCTAACAACAATGTGCTTGGATATCATTGTTCAGTCAATGGGTGTTTAGTGAGTGAATTAAAATGTGTGAAACAAAAAACATCTACCCTGTCAGTTCACAAAGATCAGGGCTCTACAGAAGCACAATTTCAGTTTTCTACATCTTTATGTACTCAGTTTAAGAAAATGTGgcaaatttatgaaaattttaaaggtactattataagaaaaattaatatcttgagacattaaatattaaattggcCAAGATTAGCCCTCTCATGGATACTATTGAGAGAACAGCTTTCTTAATTATGTAACTTACCCCTTTGCCTGAGTTTGAAATGAAATGAACCTCACATGAAACTCTATTCTTTATCAAATGTTTGCTTCGTGGATCCACTAtatggaaaaaaagtaaattagttaatcaagaaaaataacCCCTGGTAAATCTTGAATTTTTTAAGgtaattaaatattataatttctttaGTATGGTAATATCaaggaaattacatttaaaattatgaataagaAGATGTTTCTTATTAAGGCTCtattgataaagaagaaatgcataTCCTTACTTTTTAACTCAGTGGATTGATAAGTAATCATTTAAAGCAGGCAAAAGTGTCCTAAAAATCATAGCTCTTCCTGCTTTGTTGAAGCCTTACTGCCTGTTAGGTCTCATGGACCGATATTTTAGGGGAcacacattcaggtctttgggtCAGAGAAATCCGTCTGATACAGCAGAACTTTACAGCCAGAGGATCTGGATACACACTTGCATGTGGATGCACAATTTCTAGGGCTGAAATTACACAATTATAAGcatttatttacacacacattcTGTAATAGTTGAAATTCCACACCCTTCGTCTTACCTGCTTCGTGTTCAGTTTAACTGATTTATCCAGGGTATACATGTTCATACCATACTAACATCTTCACCAATATCAGATTAttgattttgctttaaaaagtgcAGTATTTACTTCATGCTTTTATTGCCTTTTCAGTGTTCATTCCCAATAAAAACATTCAGcacagagaaagtaaaataatctgCCCAAAGAAAAAGAACCAAAGCTAAAGCAAACTTCTCATTCATATACAGTGTGAATATTGCaacttattttatagtttatgGTACCCATgtttttcttagaagaaaacactaaTTCCTCTAGGGAGAATAGTATTAGCTTCTTCACATGTGTAAACTGTTACCACCCTGATAATTGgcacttataataataataatcacttactcattttatactTATCCAATTTAATGTAAGCTGAAAGAAAGCTAAATTATAGAAGAGTAAAATTTTGTTTGCTGTAGCTATCTAGGTAAGATTTAACAAAGGATGCTCAAGAATTGAATTGCAAGATGAaagtaaatagtaaaataatatgaCATTGTTTTCTATAATCAGCTAAatcattctttcaaaatataattatacCATCTACctataaaaatttgtatttgtcaTGCTAGGCAAGTAAATTTTAACACAACCTTTACCCATTATTACATATCTTTATATCATTAGGAATATCCAAATGGAGTTTTGTTACAACCCATCAGGTCAAATTGAATGCAACTTCAAACTTATTTCAACCTGTAATCTATAATAATTAAGTTGTTTTCTATCAGAATAATGATTCAATGTGAAACAAGTTgatattaacttaaaaaatacctGTGTGCagatcatattatatatatgtgcatttagTGAGTTTGGGTGAAGCATGTTTAGATGTTCTAAGGCATATTGGTATACTATACCATTCTAAATTTCTATAACTGTGTAACTGTTGAAGATAAAACATTAGGAAGAAATCAAACATGAACATAAAAACTACACTGACAAAAGTGAGTTTcacaggaggtggagccaagatggtggcatgagtagagcagcagaaatctcctcccaaaaccacatttatctacgaaaatataaaaaagacaccagttcctaaaatagagaccagaggacacaggacaacatccagaccacatccacacctgcgagaacccagcaccttgcaaagggggtaagatacaagccccggcccagagggacctgagcgcccctccccccagcccccagcgggaggagaggagtcagcagggagggagcccaggactgctgaacacccagccccaggattccagaccagagcgcagacacagcgCATGCAtcgggtcctggatactagggaaacaggacggcaggactggtgagtgggtgcctgaggctgatgccggaGAAAAAAAGATACGGGagccgcttttttttttttggcgagtgctttttggaagccttaaagggacagggacaccaatactagggaaacagggcagcaagaccggtgagtgggtgcctgagaccggcgcctgaggacaaagaaaattgcgcatatttacttttttttttcttttgttgttgctgttgttgttttggtttggagagtgctttttagaagtcttaaaggggcaggacaggacacttagcccagaggcagggaatctggggatctctgggcactctaaccccctgggcagcagggagcatggaggacccttacagagataaatagcctcccagctgctccccctccaatggggctccaccattttggaggagcagccccagccaggccacgcccacagcaacagcagagataaactccatagcaactgggcaggaagcagaagccctgtctgcacacagctgcccagcacaagccactagaggtcgctcttctcccaggagaggaaggctacaaacgaagaagaaggaaagctctccaaGCTGTCACTCgaaccagctctgcaaactatctctatcaccatgaaaaggcaaaactacaggcagacaaagatcacagagacaacacctgagaaggagacagacctaaccagtcctcctgaaaaagaattcaaaataaaaatcatgaacacgctgacggagatgtagagaaaaatgcaagagcaatgggatgagatgcagagaaaaatgcaagagcaatgggatgaagtctggagggagatcacagatgtcaggaaggagatcacagaagtgaaacaaaccctggaaggatttataagcagaatggataagatgcaagaggccattgaaggaatagaaacctgagaaaaggaacgtatagaagctgatatacagagagataaaaggatctccaggaacgaaagaatactaagagaactatgt includes:
- the LOC108384808 gene encoding olfactory receptor 5V1-like — translated: MDSYNLTPVTHFILTGLSDLPEVRYPLFVVFAITYQVTLMGNGAILLAIGTEKKLHTPMYYFLANLSLLDIFCPSATVPKMLDNLLTGNHSISFLGCALQLYFLVALAGTEVFLLAVMAYDRYVAICFPLHYALIITKARCAQLAAGTWAAGFLLSLLHTVFTFRLSFCKSNRVNQYYCDIPPVVALSCSSTYMAEMLVFVVAGISGIGAFLTIIISYIYIISTILKIQSVEGKRKAFSTCASHLLVVGLFYGTVIFTYLRPSSNQHSPARARLIAMLYGVMTPMLNPMIYSLRNTEVKRALSMVLCH